A window of the Verrucomicrobiota bacterium genome harbors these coding sequences:
- the bioD gene encoding dethiobiotin synthase, whose product MSRICFVTGTDTGVGKTVLTALLTRYLRQRGVAVAALKPICSGGQGDARQLRAALDGALSLDEINPWHFGAALAPVLAARLEQKRVTQSQVLRHARSVRRRRFDVVLVEGAGGLLSPLGENFDSRDLIAGLGATPIIVGPNRLGVVNQVLLTLEALPRQSAQEAAVVLMSPRHENAASRTNAKLLTERIAPERVLVFPWLPEHTPLQAALAKRPVQRVLEKLAGRLSC is encoded by the coding sequence ATGAGCCGAATCTGTTTCGTCACGGGCACAGACACCGGCGTCGGCAAGACCGTGCTGACGGCCTTGCTGACGCGTTATCTCCGCCAACGCGGCGTTGCGGTCGCGGCGCTCAAACCGATTTGCTCCGGCGGGCAAGGTGATGCGCGTCAGTTGCGCGCCGCGCTGGACGGCGCGCTTTCGCTGGATGAGATCAATCCCTGGCATTTCGGGGCGGCACTCGCCCCCGTGCTGGCCGCGCGACTTGAGCAAAAGCGGGTGACTCAGTCTCAGGTTTTGAGACACGCGCGAAGCGTTCGACGCAGACGCTTTGACGTTGTCCTGGTCGAAGGAGCGGGCGGCTTGCTGAGCCCGCTCGGCGAGAATTTCGATTCCCGCGATCTGATTGCCGGGCTGGGCGCCACGCCCATTATCGTCGGACCAAACCGGCTGGGCGTGGTGAATCAGGTTTTGCTGACGCTGGAAGCGCTGCCTCGTCAGTCCGCACAGGAAGCAGCCGTTGTCCTGATGTCGCCCCGCCATGAGAATGCCGCGAGCCGAACGAATGCAAAACTCCTGACGGAACGAATCGCTCCTGAGCGCGTCCTGGTTTTTCCCTGGCTGCCCGAGCACACGCCTCTTCAGGCCGCTCTTGCGAAACGTCCCGTCCAGCGCGTGCTGGAGAAACTGGCAGGACGCTTGAGTTGCTGA